A genomic stretch from Pseudomonas mendocina includes:
- the lptG gene encoding LPS export ABC transporter permease LptG, with protein sequence MGKLDRYIGIQVFVAILGVLGVIVGLALLFAFIDELGDIDDSYTLLDALWYVFLTAPRRLYEMLPMAALIGSLIGLGTLASNSELTIMRAAGVSIGRIVWAVMKPMLVLMLVGLLIGEYLAPYSENQAQASRALAQGGGEAQSAKHGLWHRQGREYIHINAVQPNGVLLGVTRYRFDENRRMESSSFARRAQFTDGAWQLQDVQTTLLHERSSEIVKAPSERWEVALTPELLGTVVMAPDALSMTGLWGYIHYLADQGLNNSQYWLSFWTKVLQPLVTAALVLMAISFIFGPLRSVTLGQRVFTGVLVGFVFRIAQDLLGPSSLVFGFSPLFAVLIPAGVCAIAGLWMLRRVG encoded by the coding sequence GTGGGTAAGCTGGACCGGTATATCGGGATTCAGGTTTTTGTCGCCATCTTGGGCGTATTGGGCGTAATTGTTGGCTTGGCATTGCTGTTCGCCTTTATTGATGAGTTAGGCGATATAGATGACAGCTACACACTCCTTGATGCACTTTGGTATGTGTTTCTAACAGCTCCGCGTAGGCTCTATGAAATGCTGCCTATGGCGGCGCTCATTGGTTCGCTTATCGGCCTGGGTACGCTTGCCAGTAACAGTGAGCTGACCATCATGCGGGCGGCCGGGGTTTCCATCGGGCGTATCGTGTGGGCCGTGATGAAGCCGATGTTGGTGCTGATGCTGGTTGGTCTGCTGATTGGTGAGTACCTGGCACCCTATAGCGAGAACCAAGCGCAAGCCAGCCGGGCCTTAGCTCAGGGCGGTGGTGAGGCGCAGAGTGCCAAGCACGGTCTGTGGCACCGTCAGGGGCGCGAATACATTCACATAAACGCAGTGCAGCCCAATGGTGTACTGCTCGGGGTGACTCGTTATCGCTTTGACGAGAATCGCCGCATGGAATCCTCCAGTTTTGCCCGGCGTGCGCAGTTCACCGATGGCGCGTGGCAATTGCAGGATGTACAGACCACATTACTGCATGAGCGCAGCAGTGAAATTGTGAAAGCGCCCAGTGAACGCTGGGAAGTGGCTTTGACTCCGGAGTTGTTGGGTACAGTGGTTATGGCGCCTGATGCGCTGTCGATGACTGGGCTTTGGGGTTATATCCATTACTTGGCTGATCAAGGCTTGAATAACAGCCAGTACTGGCTGTCTTTCTGGACCAAGGTGTTGCAGCCGCTGGTGACCGCCGCTTTGGTTCTGATGGCGATCTCTTTCATCTTCGGACCACTACGTTCTGTGACGCTTGGGCAGCGGGTGTTTACCGGGGTTCTGGTGGGCTTTGTTTTCCGTATCGCTCAGGATCTGCTGGGGCCGTCCAGTTTGGTATTTGGCTTCTCACCGCTGTTTGCGGTCCTGATTCCGGCTGGTGTCTGTGCAATTGCTGGTTTGTGGATGCTGCGCAGAGTCGGTTGA
- the lptF gene encoding LPS export ABC transporter permease LptF, whose translation MIVFRYLSREVLLTLTAVSAVLLVIIMSGRFIRYLAQAAQGVLDPSVLLQIMMYRIPGFLELILPLGLFLGILLAYGRLYLESEMTVLSATGMSQQRLLAYSMAPAVVVAVVAGVLSMGLAPHGVNQVERILNEQKTMTELDTLEPGRFQTLRNGSRVTYTEELADERKELRGVFISERQLNTKGQERGISVLVADSGRQEIQADGSRYLILHNGYRYDGNPGQANYRAIKYETYGVLLPAPELAAEVTEVEAQPTLELFGKDKLEQRIELQWRLSIPILVFVVTLLAVPLSRVNPRQGRFLKLLPAILLYMAYLSMLIGVRGALEKGKIPAQLGMWWVHAIFAAIGLMLLYWEPLRLRWAARRAVGESARG comes from the coding sequence TTGATCGTCTTTCGTTATTTGTCCCGTGAAGTTTTGTTGACACTGACGGCTGTCAGTGCGGTGCTGCTGGTCATTATTATGAGTGGCCGCTTTATCCGTTACCTTGCACAAGCTGCACAGGGGGTTTTGGATCCCAGTGTGCTGCTGCAAATCATGATGTACAGAATTCCTGGTTTCCTCGAGCTCATCCTGCCCCTGGGTTTGTTTCTCGGTATTTTGCTGGCATACGGCCGTTTGTACCTGGAAAGTGAGATGACTGTGCTCTCTGCTACGGGCATGAGTCAGCAGCGTTTGTTGGCCTACAGCATGGCGCCGGCTGTTGTTGTGGCTGTTGTAGCGGGTGTGCTGAGTATGGGGCTGGCGCCTCATGGGGTTAACCAGGTCGAGCGCATCCTGAATGAACAAAAAACCATGACCGAACTGGATACTCTGGAACCTGGTCGCTTCCAGACCCTGCGCAATGGTTCAAGGGTTACTTACACCGAGGAGCTTGCCGATGAACGCAAGGAATTGCGTGGCGTATTCATTTCTGAGCGTCAACTGAATACTAAGGGGCAAGAGCGGGGCATTTCTGTGCTGGTGGCCGATTCTGGCCGCCAAGAAATTCAAGCCGACGGCAGTCGCTACCTGATCCTGCACAATGGCTACCGCTACGATGGCAACCCAGGCCAGGCCAATTATCGCGCCATTAAATATGAAACTTATGGTGTGCTGCTGCCAGCCCCGGAACTTGCTGCAGAAGTGACAGAGGTTGAGGCGCAGCCAACGCTTGAACTGTTCGGTAAAGATAAGCTTGAACAGCGCATCGAGTTGCAGTGGCGTTTGTCTATTCCGATTTTGGTGTTTGTGGTGACACTGCTTGCTGTGCCGTTGTCCCGGGTTAATCCGCGTCAGGGGCGCTTCCTTAAGTTGTTGCCAGCCATCCTGCTTTATATGGCTTATCTATCCATGCTCATCGGTGTTCGCGGTGCGCTGGAGAAGGGCAAAATTCCCGCGCAACTTGGGATGTGGTGGGTGCATGCGATATTCGCGGCAATTGGTTTGATGCTGTTGTACTGGGAGCCTTTGCGTCTTCGCTGGGCAGCGCGTCGTGCGGTAGGGGAGAGTGCCCGTGGGTAA
- a CDS encoding leucyl aminopeptidase, whose translation MEFFVKSAAPQTLKTATLVVPVAEGRKLSEAAKALDTASSGAISALLKRGDLDGKLGQSLLLHSLAGLKADRVLLVGTGKEAELSDRQLRKLLTSVYSSLKNLGGTDAVLALDEIQVKNRDVYSKTRLTVETLADATYCFDRFKSKKADASALKKITLLTAKAGVSDAERGKTHAQAIVKGMAFTKDLGNLPPNLCHPSYLAEEAKALGKAYKNLKVEILDEKKLKALGAGAFLAVAQGSEQPPRMIVLNYQGGKKTDQPYALVGKGITFDTGGISIKPSAGMDEMKYDMCGAASVFGTLKAVLELQLPINLVCLLACAENMPSGRATRPGDIVTTMSGQTVEILNTDAEGRLVLCDTLTYAERFKPQAVIDIATLTGACIVALGSNVSGLMGNNDELTQQIVKAGQTADDRAWQLPLFDEYQEQLDSPFADIANIGGPKAGTITAGCFLSRFAKAYNWAHLDIAGTAWISGGKDKGATGRPVPMLTQYLLDRSNA comes from the coding sequence ATGGAATTTTTTGTTAAAAGTGCTGCGCCACAAACCCTTAAAACTGCCACGCTGGTCGTTCCTGTAGCCGAAGGCCGCAAACTGAGTGAAGCCGCTAAAGCGCTCGACACTGCCAGCTCAGGTGCAATCTCTGCACTGCTCAAGCGCGGCGACCTCGACGGTAAACTGGGCCAATCTTTACTGCTTCATTCGCTGGCCGGCCTCAAGGCCGATCGCGTTCTGCTGGTTGGTACCGGCAAAGAGGCTGAACTCTCTGACCGCCAACTGCGTAAATTGCTCACTTCTGTTTATAGCAGCCTAAAAAACCTGGGTGGCACAGACGCGGTGCTGGCATTGGATGAAATCCAGGTCAAAAACCGTGACGTCTACAGCAAAACACGTCTGACTGTAGAAACTCTGGCTGATGCCACCTACTGCTTTGATCGTTTCAAAAGCAAAAAAGCTGACGCCAGTGCCCTTAAGAAAATCACACTGCTGACTGCCAAAGCAGGCGTGAGTGATGCCGAGCGCGGCAAGACCCACGCCCAAGCCATTGTTAAAGGCATGGCCTTCACCAAAGACCTCGGCAACCTGCCACCAAACCTCTGCCACCCGAGCTACCTCGCTGAAGAAGCTAAAGCGCTGGGCAAGGCTTACAAAAACCTGAAGGTCGAAATCCTCGACGAGAAGAAGCTGAAGGCCCTTGGTGCCGGTGCGTTCCTCGCCGTTGCCCAAGGCAGCGAACAGCCGCCACGCATGATCGTCCTCAACTATCAAGGCGGCAAAAAAACCGATCAGCCCTACGCATTGGTCGGTAAAGGCATCACCTTCGACACCGGCGGCATCAGCATCAAGCCGTCTGCCGGCATGGACGAAATGAAGTACGACATGTGCGGTGCAGCCAGTGTATTCGGCACCCTCAAAGCGGTACTGGAGCTGCAACTGCCCATCAACCTGGTGTGCCTGCTGGCCTGCGCCGAAAACATGCCAAGCGGCCGGGCGACCCGTCCGGGCGACATCGTCACCACCATGAGCGGCCAGACCGTGGAAATCCTCAACACTGACGCCGAAGGCCGTCTGGTGCTGTGCGACACGCTGACTTACGCCGAACGCTTTAAGCCGCAAGCGGTCATCGACATCGCGACCCTTACCGGGGCCTGCATCGTTGCGCTGGGCAGCAACGTTTCTGGCCTGATGGGCAATAACGACGAACTGACCCAGCAAATCGTTAAGGCCGGACAGACCGCGGACGACCGCGCCTGGCAACTGCCTCTGTTTGACGAATATCAGGAACAACTGGACAGCCCGTTTGCCGATATCGCCAATATTGGTGGCCCGAAAGCCGGCACCATCACGGCAGGTTGCTTCCTGTCCCGTTTTGCCAAGGCTTACAACTGGGCTCACTTGGATATCGCAGGTACTGCCTGGATCAGCGGCGGCAAGGACAAAGGCGCTACCGGTCGTCCGGTTCCGATGCTGACCCAGTACTTGCTGGACCGCAGCAACGCATAA
- a CDS encoding DNA polymerase III subunit chi, whose product MPRIEFYVLASDTLAERQRVACNLAMKAWRAGFNVFLRASGEDECNVLDELLWHFRKDCFLPHSQYEDNNSAPVVIGLDQAPSHPSGVLINLASNLSPQVDHFSRVIEIVNQQPELLTACRENFRTYRQRGYDPKRVELQ is encoded by the coding sequence ATGCCCCGGATTGAATTCTACGTACTTGCCAGCGACACCCTCGCTGAACGCCAGCGTGTGGCTTGCAACCTGGCCATGAAAGCCTGGCGAGCCGGATTTAACGTATTCCTGCGCGCCAGCGGTGAAGACGAGTGCAATGTGTTGGACGAGCTGCTGTGGCACTTCAGAAAAGATTGTTTCCTGCCCCACAGTCAGTATGAAGACAACAACAGCGCGCCTGTTGTGATCGGCCTGGATCAAGCGCCCTCACACCCATCAGGGGTGCTGATTAACTTGGCCAGTAACCTGTCACCACAGGTTGATCACTTCAGCCGGGTTATCGAAATCGTCAATCAGCAACCCGAGTTATTAACCGCCTGCCGGGAGAATTTCCGCACTTACCGTCAGCGCGGCTATGATCCAAAACGAGTCGAACTCCAGTAA
- a CDS encoding DNA polymerase III subunit chi, translating into MDIPKPPQKPAQLLNDLESIRELLGDQELEPPLLVDSLDPDSIPVLSDIVTPHADVPPPQVTVPQTVQSLRETVAQSISRDSELTRLDLELRAAAQLILQDVIDDYVPQIEAELKRRLEARLPRLLPPRR; encoded by the coding sequence ATGGACATTCCAAAACCACCGCAAAAGCCCGCACAACTGCTGAACGACCTTGAGTCGATCCGCGAACTGCTGGGCGATCAGGAGTTAGAGCCGCCGTTACTGGTGGACTCGCTCGATCCGGACAGCATCCCTGTGCTGTCGGATATCGTTACACCCCATGCTGACGTACCGCCCCCTCAAGTCACCGTGCCGCAGACCGTGCAGTCCCTGCGCGAAACCGTGGCACAAAGCATTAGCCGGGACAGTGAGCTGACTCGCTTGGACCTTGAGCTGCGCGCCGCTGCACAGTTGATCCTGCAGGATGTTATCGACGATTACGTGCCGCAGATTGAAGCCGAGCTTAAACGCCGCCTCGAAGCCCGCCTGCCCCGCCTGTTACCGCCCCGCCGCTGA
- a CDS encoding valine--tRNA ligase has protein sequence MDKTYQPHAIETALYQNWEANNYFAPQGSGEPYTIMIPPPNVTGSLHMGHGFNNSIMDALIRFRRMQGRNTLWQPGTDHAGIATQMVVERQLAAEGIGRHDLGREKFLEKVWEWKEQSGGTITRQIRRLGSSVDWSRERFTMDEGLSDAVKEAFVRLHEDGLIYRGKRLVNWDTKFHTAISDLEVENHDEKGSLWNLRYPLADGKKTADGKDYLIVATTRPETMLGDSAVAVHPEDERYKALIGSFVELPLVGRRIPIIGDDYCDPEFGTGCVKITPAHDFNDYEVGKRHNLPLINIFDKDAAVLATAQVFNLDGSVNPDVDGSLPAKYAGLDRFEARKQIVADFDAAGLLEKIEDHALKVPKGDRSGTVIEPWLTDQWYVSTKPLAEKAIAVVESGEIQFVPKQYENMYFSWMRDIQDWCISRQLWWGHRIPAWYDDAGNVYVGRDEAEVRAKHNLGDANLRQDEDVLDTWFSSGLWTFSTLGWPQQTDFLKTFHPTDVLVTGFDIIFFWVARMIMMSTHLTGQIPFKTVYVHGLVRDGQGQKMSKSKGNVLDPLDIVDGIDLESLVAKRTSGMMQPKLAEKIAKQTRAEFPEGIAAYGTDALRFTNLALASTGRDIKFDMGRVEGYRNFCNKIWNAANFVIENTDGQDTGVNGEPVELSSVDRWIISALQRTEADVTRHLDAFRFDMAAQALYEFIWDEYCAWYLELVKPVLWDENAPIERQRGTRRTLIRVLEVALRLAHPFMPFITEEIWQRIKAQAGVSGDTIMLQAWPVANEERIDAAAEGDIEWVKQLMLGLRQIRGEMKISMAKRIDIILSNANDEDRRRLADNLPLLNKLAKLESVRVLEAGEEAPMSATALVGEMEVLVPMAGLIDKDAELARLDKEIARLDGEVKRVGGKLSNEGFVAKAPAEVLEKERAKLAEAELALGKMVEQRGKIASL, from the coding sequence ATGGACAAGACCTACCAGCCGCACGCCATTGAAACTGCCCTGTACCAGAACTGGGAAGCGAACAACTACTTCGCCCCGCAGGGTTCGGGCGAGCCTTACACCATCATGATCCCGCCGCCGAACGTCACCGGCAGCCTGCACATGGGCCATGGCTTTAATAACTCGATCATGGACGCGCTGATCCGTTTCCGCCGCATGCAGGGTCGCAACACCCTGTGGCAGCCGGGCACCGACCATGCCGGTATCGCCACGCAAATGGTGGTTGAGCGCCAACTGGCCGCTGAAGGCATTGGCCGTCATGACCTGGGCCGCGAAAAATTCCTGGAAAAAGTCTGGGAATGGAAAGAGCAGTCCGGTGGCACCATCACCCGTCAAATCCGCCGTCTGGGCAGCTCCGTGGACTGGTCCCGCGAGCGTTTCACCATGGACGAAGGCCTGTCCGACGCAGTGAAAGAAGCTTTTGTGCGCCTGCACGAAGACGGCCTGATCTACCGTGGCAAGCGCCTGGTTAACTGGGACACCAAATTCCACACGGCCATTTCTGACCTTGAAGTGGAAAACCACGACGAGAAAGGCAGCCTGTGGAACCTGCGCTATCCGCTGGCCGACGGCAAGAAAACCGCTGACGGCAAGGATTACCTGATCGTTGCCACCACCCGCCCGGAAACCATGCTCGGCGACAGCGCCGTAGCCGTGCACCCGGAAGATGAGCGTTATAAAGCGCTGATTGGCAGCTTTGTAGAATTGCCGCTGGTGGGCCGCCGCATCCCAATCATCGGCGACGACTACTGCGACCCAGAGTTTGGCACCGGCTGCGTGAAAATCACCCCAGCCCACGACTTCAACGACTACGAAGTCGGCAAGCGCCACAACCTGCCGCTGATCAACATCTTCGACAAAGACGCCGCCGTGCTGGCCACCGCTCAGGTGTTCAACCTCGACGGCAGCGTAAACCCGGATGTGGACGGCAGCCTGCCTGCTAAATACGCCGGTCTGGATCGCTTCGAAGCCCGTAAGCAAATCGTGGCTGACTTCGACGCTGCTGGCCTGCTGGAAAAAATTGAAGACCACGCCCTGAAAGTGCCGAAAGGCGACCGTTCCGGCACCGTGATCGAGCCGTGGCTGACCGATCAGTGGTACGTCTCCACCAAACCGCTGGCTGAAAAAGCCATCGCCGTAGTTGAGAGCGGTGAAATCCAGTTCGTACCTAAGCAATACGAAAACATGTACTTCAGCTGGATGCGCGACATCCAGGACTGGTGCATCAGCCGTCAGCTGTGGTGGGGCCATCGCATCCCAGCTTGGTACGACGACGCCGGTAACGTATATGTAGGCCGCGATGAAGCCGAAGTACGTGCCAAGCACAACCTGGGCGACGCCAACCTGCGTCAGGACGAAGACGTCCTCGACACCTGGTTCAGCTCGGGCCTGTGGACGTTCTCCACACTGGGCTGGCCGCAGCAGACCGACTTCCTCAAAACCTTCCACCCGACTGACGTGCTGGTGACCGGCTTCGACATCATCTTCTTCTGGGTTGCCCGGATGATCATGATGTCCACCCACCTGACCGGACAGATTCCGTTCAAGACCGTTTACGTACACGGTCTGGTGCGCGACGGTCAGGGCCAGAAGATGTCCAAGTCCAAGGGCAACGTGCTTGACCCGCTGGATATCGTCGACGGCATCGACCTCGAATCCCTCGTGGCCAAGCGCACCAGCGGCATGATGCAACCGAAGCTGGCCGAGAAGATCGCCAAGCAAACCCGCGCCGAGTTCCCCGAAGGCATCGCCGCCTACGGTACCGACGCCCTGCGCTTCACCAACTTGGCGCTGGCCTCCACTGGCCGTGACATCAAGTTCGACATGGGGCGCGTTGAGGGTTACCGCAACTTCTGCAACAAGATCTGGAACGCCGCCAACTTCGTCATCGAAAACACCGATGGCCAAGACACGGGCGTTAATGGCGAGCCGGTTGAGCTGTCCTCGGTGGACCGCTGGATCATCTCCGCCCTGCAACGCACTGAAGCCGACGTCACCCGCCATCTCGATGCCTTCCGCTTCGACATGGCCGCCCAAGCCCTGTACGAGTTCATCTGGGACGAGTACTGCGCTTGGTACCTGGAACTGGTGAAGCCGGTGCTGTGGGACGAGAACGCGCCGATCGAGCGTCAGCGCGGCACCCGTCGCACCCTGATCCGCGTGCTGGAAGTGGCGCTGCGTCTGGCCCATCCGTTTATGCCGTTTATCACTGAAGAAATCTGGCAGCGCATCAAAGCGCAGGCTGGCGTCAGTGGTGACACCATCATGCTGCAAGCCTGGCCGGTGGCGAACGAAGAGCGCATCGACGCCGCTGCTGAAGGCGATATCGAGTGGGTCAAGCAACTGATGCTGGGCCTGCGCCAGATCCGTGGCGAGATGAAAATCTCCATGGCCAAGCGCATCGACATCATCCTCTCCAACGCCAACGACGAAGACCGTCGCCGCTTGGCCGACAACCTGCCGCTGCTGAATAAGCTGGCCAAGCTGGAGTCGGTGCGCGTGTTGGAAGCCGGTGAAGAAGCGCCGATGTCCGCCACCGCACTGGTTGGCGAGATGGAAGTGCTGGTACCGATGGCCGGGCTGATCGACAAAGACGCCGAACTGGCTCGCCTCGACAAAGAAATCGCTCGCCTCGACGGCGAAGTGAAGCGCGTCGGCGGCAAGCTCAGCAACGAAGGCTTCGTCGCCAAAGCACCGGCTGAGGTGCTGGAGAAGGAACGCGCCAAACTGGCCGAAGCCGAACTGGCCCTCGGCAAGATGGTGGAGCAGCGCGGCAAGATCGCCAGCCTGTAA
- a CDS encoding winged helix-turn-helix domain-containing protein, which translates to MEVSKTKTSFYRRLYVAWLIDSGTATSVPALMDATGMPRRTAQDTLLALGELDIHCEFQQEAGERNNAGHYQISDWGPINREWVAAHVAEIKNLLGYP; encoded by the coding sequence ATGGAAGTCAGTAAAACCAAAACCAGCTTTTACCGCCGCCTGTACGTGGCCTGGCTGATCGACAGCGGCACCGCGACCAGCGTGCCCGCATTGATGGACGCCACAGGCATGCCGCGTCGCACCGCGCAGGACACCTTGCTGGCACTGGGCGAGCTGGATATTCACTGCGAGTTCCAGCAGGAAGCGGGTGAACGCAACAACGCTGGGCATTACCAGATCAGCGATTGGGGCCCGATTAACCGCGAATGGGTCGCAGCACATGTGGCTGAGATCAAAAACCTGCTGGGCTATCCATAA
- a CDS encoding SLC13 family permease, translated as MNIELLSVLGLLLVAVSLFVLNKPRMDVVALLVLVALPLTGVLSTAEVLAGFSDANVILIAALFVIGEGLVRTGIAYRLGDWLVDKAGSSETRLIVLLMLAVAGLGSVMSSTGVVAIFIPVVLGVAARLRISPARLMMPLAFAGLISGMLTLVATPPNLVVHAELRRAGLEGFDFFSFTPIGLAVLVVGLGYMLVARRWLGERAERRDDQIPQMTLFDMADRYRLTERERRLSLKPNSPLINQKLNELELRREYGINVIAVERRQRLRTLLLVATGNTVLEAGDVLLVDIASPSIALLGAYQQLGLEPRAMPNSYFSLHAHELGLAEVALSPESELPGKTIQEIAFRSTHKLNVVGIRRHGQALEGVLVDEKLRASDTLLVTGNWEDIHRLQGRSRDYLVLSLPAEVAEVAPAARKAPYALLCLAVMIGLMVSGVVPNVQAALIACLLMGAFRCIDLESAYKAIHWPTLILIVGMLPFAQALQKTGGVDLAVQALVSSLGDASPHLMLGCLFALTAVIGLFISNTATAVLMAPVAIATAQALDASPLPFAITVALAASAAFMTPISSPVNTLVLGPGQYRFGDFVRVGVPFTILVMLVCVILVPWLFPL; from the coding sequence ATGAACATCGAACTGCTCAGTGTATTGGGCTTGCTGTTAGTCGCTGTCAGCCTGTTTGTACTGAACAAACCGCGTATGGATGTGGTGGCTCTGCTGGTTCTGGTCGCCCTGCCCCTGACAGGCGTACTGAGCACGGCGGAGGTCCTGGCAGGTTTTAGCGACGCCAACGTCATTCTGATTGCGGCACTGTTCGTTATCGGCGAAGGGCTGGTAAGAACCGGGATTGCCTACCGGCTGGGCGACTGGCTTGTAGATAAAGCAGGCAGCAGTGAAACCCGCTTGATCGTGCTGTTGATGCTGGCCGTTGCAGGCCTGGGCTCGGTGATGAGTTCCACTGGCGTGGTCGCCATTTTCATTCCCGTGGTGCTGGGCGTCGCCGCCCGCCTGCGCATTTCCCCCGCTCGCCTGATGATGCCGCTGGCCTTCGCCGGGCTGATCAGCGGCATGCTCACGCTCGTCGCAACGCCACCTAACCTGGTGGTGCACGCTGAGCTGCGTCGCGCCGGGCTGGAAGGCTTCGATTTCTTCTCCTTCACACCGATCGGCCTGGCTGTTCTGGTTGTGGGCTTAGGCTACATGCTGGTGGCCCGGCGCTGGCTGGGCGAGCGCGCAGAAAGACGTGACGATCAGATTCCGCAGATGACCCTGTTCGACATGGCCGACCGTTACCGCCTGACCGAACGGGAACGGCGCCTGAGCCTGAAGCCCAACTCGCCGCTGATCAATCAGAAGCTCAACGAATTGGAGCTGCGCCGCGAGTACGGCATCAACGTGATTGCAGTTGAGCGTCGCCAACGCCTGCGCACGCTGTTGTTAGTCGCCACCGGCAACACAGTGCTGGAGGCCGGTGACGTATTGCTCGTAGATATCGCCAGCCCGAGCATCGCCCTGCTGGGCGCTTATCAACAGTTGGGCCTTGAGCCCCGCGCCATGCCCAACTCCTATTTCAGCCTGCATGCCCACGAACTTGGGCTGGCTGAAGTGGCACTGTCGCCGGAGTCAGAGCTGCCGGGCAAGACCATTCAGGAAATCGCTTTTCGCTCCACACACAAACTCAACGTCGTCGGCATCCGCCGCCATGGCCAAGCCCTTGAGGGCGTGCTGGTGGATGAAAAACTGCGGGCCTCAGACACCCTGTTGGTCACCGGTAACTGGGAGGACATCCACCGCCTGCAAGGCCGCAGCCGCGACTATTTGGTCCTGAGCCTGCCCGCTGAAGTCGCGGAAGTAGCGCCAGCAGCACGTAAGGCACCGTATGCCCTGCTGTGTCTAGCGGTGATGATCGGCCTGATGGTGTCTGGCGTTGTGCCCAACGTACAAGCGGCACTGATTGCCTGCCTGCTGATGGGCGCGTTCCGCTGCATTGATCTGGAAAGCGCGTACAAGGCGATCCACTGGCCAACGCTGATTCTGATTGTCGGAATGTTGCCCTTTGCCCAAGCGCTGCAGAAAACCGGTGGCGTCGATCTGGCCGTGCAAGCGCTAGTCAGCAGCCTCGGCGATGCTTCACCGCACCTGATGCTGGGCTGCCTGTTTGCCCTGACTGCGGTGATCGGCCTGTTTATCTCCAACACCGCCACGGCCGTGCTCATGGCGCCGGTCGCCATTGCTACCGCGCAAGCGTTGGACGCTTCGCCGCTGCCCTTTGCCATTACCGTAGCGCTGGCCGCATCGGCCGCGTTTATGACCCCCATTTCATCCCCGGTGAACACTCTGGTGCTCGGCCCCGGCCAATACCGTTTTGGTGATTTCGTGCGCGTGGGCGTGCCCTTCACCATTCTGGTGATGCTGGTCTGCGTAATACTGGTGCCGTGGTTGTTCCCACTCTGA
- the rlmF gene encoding 23S rRNA (adenine(1618)-N(6))-methyltransferase RlmF: MAHPPKTSRKPAPAKNDEGKGQLHPRNRHQGRYDFPALIRKSPELAEFVIINPYGKESIDFANPDAVKVFNLALLRQFYGIQHWDIPADYLCPPIPGRADYLHYLADLLAEDNGGNLPKGPRIQALDIGVGANCIYPLLGNREYGWRFLGSDIAASAIASAKAIVQSNPGLADVIELRQQTDSNHIFTGLLHSDERIDVTLCNPPFHASADEASSGSKRKWKNLGKLDPKRKLPVLNFGGQAAELWCKGGEAAFVSKLVAESAQVGQQVLWFSSLISKSGNLPGVYSALKKAGALQVKTVGMAQGQKQSRFVAWTFQTDEQRQQWRRERWG; this comes from the coding sequence ATGGCCCATCCTCCTAAAACATCCCGCAAGCCCGCCCCAGCCAAGAACGATGAAGGTAAAGGCCAGCTGCACCCGCGCAATCGCCATCAGGGCCGTTACGATTTTCCGGCATTGATCCGTAAAAGCCCCGAGCTGGCTGAATTCGTGATCATCAACCCGTACGGTAAAGAGAGCATCGACTTTGCCAACCCGGATGCGGTTAAAGTCTTCAACCTCGCTCTACTGCGGCAGTTCTATGGCATTCAGCACTGGGATATTCCGGCAGATTACCTGTGCCCGCCAATTCCGGGCCGGGCAGATTATCTGCACTATCTGGCCGACCTGCTGGCTGAAGACAACGGCGGCAACCTGCCCAAAGGCCCACGGATTCAGGCACTGGATATTGGCGTGGGAGCCAACTGCATTTACCCACTGCTGGGTAACCGCGAATACGGCTGGCGCTTTCTCGGCTCGGATATCGCCGCCAGCGCGATTGCCTCAGCCAAAGCCATCGTTCAATCCAACCCCGGCTTGGCGGATGTCATCGAACTGCGCCAACAGACCGACAGCAACCACATCTTCACCGGCCTGCTGCACAGCGACGAGCGCATCGACGTAACCCTGTGCAACCCGCCCTTCCATGCCAGTGCCGATGAGGCCAGCAGCGGCAGCAAACGCAAATGGAAGAACCTCGGCAAACTCGATCCCAAACGCAAACTGCCGGTGCTGAACTTTGGCGGCCAAGCGGCTGAGCTGTGGTGCAAAGGTGGTGAAGCTGCATTCGTCAGCAAGCTGGTGGCAGAAAGCGCGCAGGTGGGTCAACAAGTGCTGTGGTTCAGCAGCCTGATCTCAAAATCCGGCAACTTGCCCGGCGTGTATAGCGCGTTAAAAAAGGCGGGGGCATTACAAGTTAAAACCGTCGGCATGGCCCAGGGACAAAAGCAGAGCCGCTTTGTTGCCTGGACTTTCCAGACCGATGAACAGCGCCAGCAGTGGCGACGAGAGCGCTGGGGCTGA